A genomic window from Desulfurobacteriaceae bacterium includes:
- the murD gene encoding UDP-N-acetylmuramoyl-L-alanine--D-glutamate ligase, protein MNVLVLGKGKSGLAAAELLERKGYKVSLYDDKDGGKLIDNPSFVVKSPGIPQDHEVVNFYKKKGIDILGEIEVAYRYCKGTIVSITGTNGKSTTTALIYHVLKSAGFKTFIGGNFGIPFSSFCEDTTDDSITVLELSSFQIEDLKAFRSFISVILNITPDHLNRYKSFEDYANAKLKLLNLSRHNILNLDDEKLKNFKGKNFLFFSRKQKADVYYTNGKIHTDDFEISVNSLPLKGVHNLENYMAAISVLKTLKVYKEKILKGLESFKGLPHRTEFVAEINRVRFINDSKSTNVDSLKKALESFESIILIAGGVDKGLEFSILRPLVKKKVKAIIAIGEASKKFKLVFNDLVPVKVEKDIFRAVETAYALSKPKDVVLLSPGCASFDMFKNFEERGEKFKEAVKILEEKVAKR, encoded by the coding sequence ATGAATGTTCTTGTCCTTGGTAAAGGAAAAAGTGGTTTGGCAGCAGCAGAACTTTTGGAAAGAAAAGGATATAAAGTCTCTTTATACGATGATAAAGACGGAGGAAAGCTTATAGATAATCCCTCTTTTGTCGTTAAGTCTCCTGGTATTCCCCAAGATCACGAAGTCGTAAACTTTTACAAGAAAAAAGGAATAGATATTCTTGGAGAAATAGAGGTTGCCTATAGATACTGTAAAGGAACTATAGTTTCCATTACCGGAACAAACGGAAAGAGTACAACAACTGCTTTAATCTACCACGTTTTAAAAAGTGCTGGTTTTAAAACCTTCATAGGAGGAAACTTTGGAATTCCCTTTTCTTCCTTTTGTGAAGATACAACCGATGACTCAATAACAGTCCTAGAACTTTCTAGCTTCCAAATAGAAGATCTTAAAGCTTTCCGTTCCTTTATAAGTGTTATTCTAAACATAACTCCAGACCACTTAAACCGTTACAAAAGTTTTGAAGACTATGCTAACGCTAAACTTAAACTTTTAAACCTTTCAAGGCATAATATTCTTAACTTGGACGATGAAAAACTGAAAAACTTTAAAGGAAAAAATTTTCTTTTTTTCAGTAGAAAACAAAAAGCAGACGTTTACTATACTAACGGCAAGATACACACTGATGATTTTGAGATAAGCGTAAATTCTTTACCTTTAAAAGGTGTTCACAACCTTGAAAATTATATGGCTGCAATTTCAGTTCTCAAAACTTTAAAAGTTTACAAAGAGAAGATCTTAAAAGGTTTAGAAAGCTTCAAAGGACTTCCCCACAGAACCGAGTTTGTTGCTGAGATTAACAGAGTTAGGTTTATAAACGATTCAAAGTCAACGAATGTTGATTCTCTGAAGAAAGCGCTTGAAAGCTTTGAAAGCATAATCTTAATAGCTGGAGGAGTCGACAAAGGACTAGAGTTTTCCATCCTAAGACCTTTGGTAAAGAAAAAAGTTAAAGCTATCATTGCCATAGGAGAGGCTTCCAAAAAGTTTAAGTTGGTGTTTAACGATTTAGTACCGGTAAAAGTAGAAAAGGATATCTTTAGGGCTGTAGAGACTGCTTATGCTTTATCCAAACCAAAAGATGTTGTTCTTCTCTCCCCAGGTTGTGCAAGTTTTGATATGTTTAAGAATTTTGAAGAACGAGGAGAAAAGTTTAAGGAAGCTGTAAAAATCTTGGAGGAAAAAGTTGCAAAAAGGTAG
- a CDS encoding putative peptidoglycan glycosyltransferase FtsW, protein MQKGRRRFALLLFLIALILSVSGIIFVYTGSYFFCLKKGVPPHFYALKQGVAFVFGVILAFVIYRFFDYRKLASKKFLWGLYGIAIFLLVVVLIFGKEVNNSKSWIIVGGLSFQPAELAKVFVILFVSGYIKYKWYEIQSDFKVFIGFITLSFLPVLLILLEKDLGSAMILSIVIFAILFITGLDLKYILYPVGLGFIMFFLAVITAPYRLARIKILLDPTAYYHTSGKYDSYQLVQAFVAFAKGGITGMGLGQGEQSKLMFLTFPFSDFMYAHIAEETGFIGAALVLIAFFLILYLGLSISDRTDEKLGKYMALGLTLYIFLQAMVHIGVNLGVIPTTGITLPFMSLGGSSLVSTFIAIGFLMNIARFLPKEERINFKIMERGKYA, encoded by the coding sequence TTGCAAAAAGGTAGAAGAAGGTTTGCCCTTTTACTTTTTTTAATAGCACTAATTTTATCTGTTAGTGGAATAATTTTTGTTTATACCGGAAGTTACTTTTTCTGTCTAAAGAAAGGAGTTCCACCCCACTTTTACGCACTTAAGCAAGGAGTAGCTTTTGTTTTTGGAGTAATCCTTGCTTTCGTAATATACAGGTTCTTTGACTACCGTAAGCTTGCCAGCAAGAAGTTCTTGTGGGGACTCTACGGGATAGCGATTTTTCTATTAGTAGTTGTTTTAATTTTTGGAAAAGAAGTTAACAATTCAAAGAGCTGGATAATTGTTGGAGGACTTTCTTTTCAACCTGCAGAACTTGCAAAAGTTTTTGTAATACTTTTCGTTTCTGGATACATTAAGTATAAATGGTATGAAATACAGTCCGACTTTAAAGTTTTTATAGGTTTTATTACCTTATCATTTCTACCAGTTCTTTTAATCCTGCTAGAAAAAGACCTTGGTTCTGCAATGATTCTTTCAATCGTTATATTTGCAATACTTTTTATAACTGGACTTGATTTAAAGTACATCTTATATCCTGTAGGACTCGGGTTTATTATGTTCTTTTTAGCAGTTATAACTGCCCCTTACAGGTTAGCCCGTATAAAGATTCTTCTTGATCCGACCGCTTACTATCACACCTCAGGGAAGTATGATAGTTATCAACTTGTCCAAGCTTTCGTAGCCTTTGCAAAAGGTGGAATTACCGGAATGGGACTTGGGCAAGGAGAGCAGTCAAAGCTTATGTTTTTAACCTTCCCTTTCAGTGACTTTATGTATGCCCACATTGCAGAAGAAACCGGTTTTATCGGTGCTGCTCTTGTTCTAATCGCTTTCTTTTTAATTCTCTACCTTGGATTGTCAATTTCTGATAGAACAGACGAAAAGCTTGGAAAATATATGGCTTTAGGCCTTACCCTTTATATATTCTTGCAGGCTATGGTTCACATAGGTGTTAACCTTGGAGTAATTCCTACCACAGGTATAACTTTACCATTTATGAGTCTTGGCGGAAGTTCTTTGGTTTCCACATTTATAGCTATAGGATTCTTAATGAACATAGCAAGATTTTTACCAAAGGAAGAGAGAATTAACTTCAAAATAATGGAAAGAGGTAAGTACGCTTGA
- a CDS encoding pitrilysin family protein gives MIVEKISNGILCSIKERHDLNSVTVSVWIRAGAAYENDETRGIAHFLEHMMFNGTQNHPPGYIDREVEFLGGEINAATSYDFTYYYITLPYQYSKKAIELISELVLRPLFSEEMLNKEKPIVLEEITRSKDNPQDVFIETFMERLYREAPYRFPILGFEETVNSFSIEDLKRFYEAFYTPERITVSIAGRVNAKEILKEVEENFGWLERKGSLFEPTPEKIREVEGYFEVKHKTVAVPNLIFGWRLPPASRDDIYYEILDSFLSSGRSGVLYQLLRETGIAYASYSNYQNLIFGSNFFISVITDKIEEGKEALKRVIDKVLSLKEEEFEFAKAKLLKGEIFGRESGEAEADAMGYALTVMKDPDYYRKFFEDLKSADFETFKEKVSFLAEEPLVGVLLGE, from the coding sequence ATGATAGTAGAAAAAATCTCCAATGGAATCTTGTGTTCCATCAAAGAAAGACATGACCTTAACTCCGTGACTGTCAGCGTCTGGATAAGGGCAGGAGCTGCTTATGAGAATGATGAAACGAGAGGAATTGCTCACTTTTTAGAACACATGATGTTTAATGGAACTCAAAACCATCCTCCAGGTTACATAGACAGAGAGGTTGAATTTTTAGGAGGAGAGATAAACGCTGCAACTTCTTACGATTTTACTTATTATTACATTACACTGCCTTATCAGTACTCTAAAAAGGCTATTGAGCTCATTTCTGAACTGGTTCTTCGTCCTCTCTTTTCCGAAGAGATGCTTAATAAAGAAAAGCCCATAGTTTTAGAAGAGATAACAAGAAGTAAAGACAACCCTCAAGATGTTTTCATAGAAACATTTATGGAAAGGCTGTATAGAGAAGCACCCTACAGGTTTCCCATCTTAGGATTTGAAGAAACTGTAAATTCATTCTCGATAGAAGACTTAAAAAGATTTTACGAAGCTTTCTATACTCCAGAAAGGATAACCGTTTCAATTGCTGGAAGGGTAAACGCTAAGGAGATATTAAAAGAAGTTGAGGAAAACTTTGGATGGCTGGAAAGGAAAGGTAGTCTTTTCGAACCAACTCCAGAAAAGATAAGAGAAGTAGAAGGATACTTTGAAGTAAAACATAAAACTGTTGCTGTTCCAAATCTAATTTTTGGTTGGAGATTACCTCCTGCAAGTAGGGATGATATCTATTACGAGATTTTGGATTCTTTCCTTTCTTCTGGAAGAAGCGGTGTTCTTTACCAACTTTTAAGAGAAACGGGTATTGCTTACGCTTCATATTCAAACTATCAAAATTTAATTTTCGGTTCAAACTTTTTCATATCCGTTATTACGGATAAAATAGAAGAAGGCAAAGAAGCTTTAAAAAGAGTAATAGATAAAGTTTTATCCCTTAAAGAGGAAGAGTTTGAATTTGCAAAAGCAAAGCTTTTAAAAGGTGAAATATTTGGGAGGGAGTCTGGAGAGGCAGAGGCAGATGCTATGGGTTACGCTTTAACAGTTATGAAAGATCCTGATTATTACAGAAAGTTTTTTGAGGACTTAAAGAGTGCAGATTTTGAGACTTTTAAAGAAAAAGTATCTTTCTTGGCAGAGGAACCGTTAGTGGGGGTTCTTCTGGGGGAATAA
- the murG gene encoding undecaprenyldiphospho-muramoylpentapeptide beta-N-acetylglucosaminyltransferase, with protein MRVLLAGGGTGGHLFPCLAVAKKLESLGYQVLYVGSKNGIEAKKKELLPKNHVLLDVKGIRGKGLKTVFNIFSLFKSLISAYKITKEFSPSKVVIFGGYVSFPIGISATLLKIPLILQEQNSIPGKTNRFLAKFASKILVGYKSAEKFFGRKTIFTGNPVREEIVSAFKERDRLKKKVLEKLHLSSQKKTLLVIGGSQGALWLNEIMKETIPLLTKFKDRLQIVHITGEGKNADLEKIYRSFSIEAKVFPFHEKIWELYSIADGAISRSGALSISEIAIFGIPTLFIPFPYAVDDHQYFNAKDVEESQGCILRRQNELSPQKLVDIIERLLFDIIISNELSKNIKKFGIENAVDKIVEEIIKDG; from the coding sequence TTGAGAGTTTTATTAGCTGGAGGAGGAACTGGAGGACATCTTTTTCCGTGTCTTGCAGTAGCCAAGAAACTTGAAAGTTTAGGCTACCAAGTTCTCTACGTTGGTTCAAAAAATGGAATAGAAGCTAAGAAAAAAGAGTTACTACCTAAAAACCACGTATTACTTGACGTTAAAGGAATAAGAGGAAAAGGTTTAAAAACCGTTTTCAATATTTTCTCCCTTTTCAAATCTTTAATCTCTGCTTATAAAATAACTAAAGAGTTTTCTCCCTCCAAGGTAGTTATCTTTGGAGGGTACGTATCCTTCCCCATCGGAATTTCTGCAACACTTCTAAAAATTCCATTAATCTTGCAGGAACAGAACAGTATTCCGGGAAAAACAAACAGATTTCTTGCAAAGTTTGCTTCAAAAATTCTAGTGGGATACAAGAGTGCTGAAAAGTTCTTTGGAAGGAAAACTATTTTCACGGGAAATCCAGTAAGAGAAGAAATAGTCTCGGCTTTTAAAGAAAGGGATCGGCTAAAGAAAAAAGTTTTAGAAAAACTACACTTAAGTTCCCAAAAGAAAACCCTTTTAGTTATCGGAGGAAGTCAGGGAGCGCTATGGCTTAACGAAATTATGAAAGAAACTATCCCTCTTTTGACAAAATTTAAAGATAGACTTCAAATAGTTCACATTACTGGAGAAGGAAAAAACGCTGATCTTGAAAAAATTTATAGATCTTTTTCTATCGAGGCAAAGGTCTTTCCTTTTCACGAAAAAATTTGGGAACTTTATTCTATTGCCGATGGAGCTATATCAAGATCTGGAGCTTTATCTATCTCGGAGATAGCCATTTTTGGTATTCCAACGCTCTTTATTCCATTTCCTTATGCTGTTGATGATCACCAATACTTCAACGCTAAAGACGTAGAAGAGTCTCAAGGTTGTATCTTAAGAAGACAAAATGAGCTATCTCCCCAAAAGCTTGTTGATATCATAGAAAGACTTCTCTTTGATATAATCATCTCTAATGAGCTTTCTAAAAACATTAAAAAATTTGGAATAGAAAACGCAGTAGATAAAATAGTGGAAGAGATAATCAAAGATGGATAG